The following proteins are encoded in a genomic region of Nocardioides renjunii:
- a CDS encoding GNAT family N-acetyltransferase, with amino-acid sequence MNAGLRIERVAITHPDAQALIEAVQEEYVERYGGRDESPIDPADFEDPLGQFFVGYLDDAPVATGAWRRSSVTALGAEVTAEVKRMYVVPAAQRRGLARRMLAHLETTAASTGIQALVLETGLKQPEAIALYLSSGYEPIPGYGYYCGSELSRCFGRVLENYSPVVHENP; translated from the coding sequence ATGAACGCCGGCCTCCGCATCGAGCGGGTCGCCATCACCCACCCCGACGCGCAGGCGCTCATCGAGGCCGTCCAGGAGGAGTACGTCGAGCGCTACGGCGGTCGTGACGAGTCCCCGATCGACCCCGCGGACTTCGAGGACCCGCTCGGACAGTTCTTCGTCGGCTACCTCGACGACGCCCCGGTGGCGACGGGCGCGTGGCGGCGCAGCTCGGTCACGGCGCTCGGCGCCGAGGTCACTGCGGAGGTCAAGCGGATGTACGTCGTCCCGGCGGCGCAGCGCCGCGGGCTCGCGCGCCGGATGCTCGCGCACCTCGAGACCACGGCCGCGTCGACCGGGATCCAGGCGCTCGTCCTGGAGACCGGCCTCAAGCAGCCCGAGGCCATCGCGCTCTACCTCTCCTCGGGCTACGAGCCGATCCCGGGCTACGGCTACTACTGCGGCTCGGAGCTCAGCCGGTGCTTCGGACGGGTGCTCGAGAACTACAGTCCTGTGGTTCACGAGAACCCCTGA